The Ziziphus jujuba cultivar Dongzao chromosome 3, ASM3175591v1 region AACAGTTTGACCCCCCTAGTTGGAGCCTCtcctttttagttttcttttaaaataactaataaaaaaatttcttgagcTCCTATACAAGATCACAATAGATTGACATACACACAACTCATTTTTAGACTTAACAGTAATTTAGTTCTCAACATAACTTCCAGTTAATAAAGAAACTAGTGTAACTAGTTGGCAGGGCTTATTTTTGTAATTGAACATTCTTACACTCTGCAAGTAAACGAGAAATACGATGTGTATTGCTTTAAAATTGTAACATTGGAAGATCTAATCTCGTGCCAGTTAACATCAGACTATTCATTATTCATTACCAGAAAGTTTCCATCAAATTCTTCTCAAGGATGTATTGGATCAGCAACTCTCACCTCCAAAAGAATGTATTTAGCAGAGGAAGTAGTCTCCATGACCAAGCTAGCATTTGAAGCAAATTTCTCACAAGCTATCAACTCCAATGCAATCCTCCTCAAACCCTCCATGTATGTAGCCTTTTGGACTTCCTAAAAATTACTAACTTGCAGTGGTCTTTCCGTGTGCGTGTACTATTTGTTCTGCATTTAGCATGTCATGAGTCAATGAATTTGACTCTAAATATTGCAGTGGTGTTGGAGGGAGTGGAAGTGTTTATAAAACACTACTACCAACTGGTCAAGTTGTTTCAGAGAAAAAATTCCATGTGAATGATGGAACAGCACATCAAGAAGCTTTCAAAAGTGGGaagtattttgataaaaatgcaCCATCGAAATATCATTGatctttttggattttgttcACATACAAGATACTCATATTTGGTCTATAAGTTCATGGAACAGGGAAGTTTAGTTAAAATTTTGAGTGATAATGTAAACGCAATGGAGTTGGAGTGGATGAAGAGAGTGAATATTGTCAAAGGTTTAGCAAATGCCATATCCTATATGCACCATGAATGTTGCCCAGCTATAGTCCACAGAGACGTATCAAGTAAGAATGTTTTGTTGGATGATGAATATGAAGCTCACATCTCTGACTTTGGTTCTGCTACAACTTTAGACACAAAGTCATCAAATTGGGCTCCATTTGCAGGAACCTTTGGCTGTTCAGTCCCAGGTAAATGTTCCATCAAAGTGACTTCTTTATGTTAAATCCATAACATATCTATTGGTTCTTTTTAGTTACCAAGAAATCTCATGTTCTGCTCATTTCTCcaggggaaaaacaaaaaaaagaaaagaaaaaaagaatcattttaaaaatacaactgGTACTTTTAATTTTGGCAGAACAAGAATTGAGAAGTTCCTAGCAGAATCATAAGAAACTTACCTAGCAAAAGGATTCAAGACCAAATCATATTCATCATACGCATTTTTACAAACGTTTGTGTTTTTTCAAATAGCTTCAAAGATTGATTTCTAGACCAGATATGAGAGCCAAGTAATTCATGCATATTtactatatacatatttgtcaggactcgtccaagatccctcatcaGAACGctagacaaatcctgatcccagtGAAATCCTACctgaccctccaatggaaaatctatcagaacctcccctaagggttggacttaccataaatttcctgtactgaaaacacacttctatatacactatcttattccttccactttactacaatgtatcaccacaaatttcagcacttcaataattaACAGGAAACCAgtgcacaattaaataaataattgttcaaatagtatacagagtgttatcaaatacaattgaatataaaatttaatacaataaaagataaaaagaaataatataggatagaaaggaaaggaaggaaaagcttcttggactttcggcaacgaaccaaGATGTCGAGCTCgtccccggacgatcaacatcgACTTacttgggcctaggggaacaaaatttaaaaacatgagatgctaatcatctcagtgagtgatcctaactacgacacaaaataataataataataataataataataatataacgatAAGATGAActttattaactttattaattaataataaataatcaaataaataataagtagttgcAATATCGTTTTCGCTCAAAACTCTCATAGTTCACtaagttggaaaagtttcatttttgaaacattttcacaaaacccaataattgtaccccaaaaattaaggagtaattaattaaaaaattataaataaaataattaaattaaagatcttgaatgtataataagaaataagaataattttaataacaattattaaattgtacacaaaatgtcataaataaaataagcaaaatcataataaatttacattaaaaataatcaaggaaatattaaattaaatggaatacaataatttagaatgcacataaaatataaatattaatttagaacgcaatatatacattgaaaacatttaaaaaaaatccaattattaaatttagaataagatatcattagataaaataaataaaatcataaataaacttggatTGAAGGAATCTggcattaaaaaaacaaataaactcaaaatataaattacaaaatttatagttaaatccatggaataatcaaagaaaacttttaattaattttaaacttcaacttgaaatagagtatgaaatataataaaatttatgttaaaatttcgaattaaaacaaataataaaaacatggtaAAGtacatttaaacaatcaatctaaaataagcagaataaatcatttaattaataatggaaatacttaaatcaatttaatcatctatttgaagtaaatggtaaaaatataaaagaatttattttaaaacaccgaatccatttaaatagtaaaaatcaaggtaaaatgcattttagagacattaatttaaaataattgacataaaatatgaataaacacattttagaaaatactaattggaaataggtgataaaacaaattaaatacacttaatttaaatacgactttaaaactttgggatttgaaatttatatctgaaaaaaaaatacttgacgcaccacactatatactagtgatgccctacgatacccagggTCCCGAGCACATTCTCttaaatcctcatcataaatccatcacataaattccatcaattccaccataaataaatcattCCCATAATATTCAACGcgtaaatattttcttcaacataattttaaaacaataatttaatcctCAAGGTCCAAGATAAATGGAATTCCAATAAATCGCATGAAAGttcaaatattcataaaatcatataaacGTATTTTtattaagcaaaataaaatcacaaataaattccacaactaaataaaataatattaaattcacaattcctttaaatatcaaatttccataatttgtcaaaaatatatacttcaaattattcaaatattggcataaaaatttaattcacaatttatctaataatcaacatagaataaaaatattcaaatattaaaatatccaaaaatataattaatttaacacccgaaaataatttcgaaggtgggtcactcacctcgagcacatgTAATCAAGATCCTCCAGAGGATCAGTCTCACGacccacacgtgctcctaaaatatcaacattacataagatcaaatatattaatattttattcggataaacaACACACGGTACCcgggggagctaacacaaacggtaacTAAAATTCACGAATAATATATCGTAACGAAGCTTACAATACGAGGATTAAGGATTGACCCTTACCTTCCGGAGATCGGATCTGAGGTTGCCGGAATCCCGCAGGGAAGGTTTCGATCTTTAGGTCCTCGAATCTCACAAACTGCCGTAAATTGGAGGAAACTgacctcggatttgggttcagagggtttGGATTAGTGGGAAAGATGGGCGGTGTGATCGGGAACTCGCTGGAATCAAGTTTTCTGATGAGCCATTGTGGTCATTGGAAACCATCACCGCCGGTGGCATGTCTGGTGGCCATTGGCTGTGAGTTTTGGTGGAAAGGTAGATCAGGGGACAGGTGACTCAACGGGACAGGTGGTGAGACAAATGGATTCTGAGATAGGGAGAAAtatgggtttgaagcaatcggcgcCGCTGGCCAAAAAAGCCTCAATCCGAAAGCGTCGGTGGTCGGCTGGTCGTGGGATTTGGTGGGCTAGTTGAAAATGAGGAGACGGGGGTGGTGGGGTGGCCCGTGTATGGAAATGGTGGCTAGAATGGAagaaacggcggtggccggttggtggtggctctctctcttttctcacaCTGCTCACACACGGGTTTGAGCCAATAAGAAACcatcccgtgggtgccactgtgcactcaaaGGAGTGGCTGAgattttgacatgtggcatgtaCTGTGCACACGTTTTACAcaagcataaaaaatataaaatattatagtgttagaaaaattttgcaggtccataacttttcaaagaaatgttcaaattaagcgtgccgctagtctatgaactcgtattgatgagtacttcataaccatacatgattcaaagctcaattttacaaaaataaaagtcaacttgggcacccttggacacggacctcaacttgttttacctataactttcaaactgtaggtCCGTTTTCAtcttgctactagtctatgaactcgggtcGATGCATACTTTGTAACGGTGCCTCAGTTAACCTAGAATTCTTatagagtcaaaaagtcaaagttaaaCCCTTCTTGGTCGACGATGATCAAACCcagtcaacttgagaaattttcgatgtactttgggatggggtatTACATATTAATTTGAATGATTAAGAGGGATTaatttgaatgatttgactaTCTTCTGTTATTGCACTACTAAGGCCTTTAAATACGTAAATTTAAGAAGATGTATGCAATTTAATTTACTGATTCTGatgaaaaaaacatatactTGACTTATTTGCAATTGGCATATATAATGTATTTGATGGTTTGGAAATACTAACTCAAAGTCATAATTCTTTGAAGAGCTTGCTTATACAATGGAAATAAAAGAGAAGATTGACATTTACAGCTTCGGAGTCATAACATTGGAAGTGATTGCTGGAAAGCATCCAGGAGACCTCATATCATCTCTGTTCCATCACCATTACCGGCTTTTGATGTGATACTCAAAGATATACTAGATCAACGTCTCTCATCTCCAAGGAGgcaaatagcaaatcaagtggtCTCCATTACAGAAACAGCATTTGCATGCCTATAGCAAAGTCCACAATCTCGGCCAACTATGAAGCAAGTATTTCAGAAGCTATCAACTCCTTTACCATCATTGTCAGAGCTTTTTCATATGATTACAATAAAGCAGCTGTTTGATTCTCCAACATGGGCATCCTAAACTGCTTCAATTTCCCCTTGTTCGATATCATCTGTTTGTGTGCATTTTCTTTTGCTCTGTCATTCTTTGTTAGTCTcagattgtttttcttttcttgtgtaaTAAGATAGCCAGAGCTTGGATATACTTGGACTTGGATATGGCATGTACTTAATATGAGAACTGATTGTTGTGGCATCTAGCTTCTAGTGTCCTTAATGGAGAAAAAACATGGTCTTGCATTTGTGATGGAACTGAAGCAAATTTACGTTCATGTAATGTTTACTAGAACCATTTCCATATGTGACATAGTTTTTGGACCATAATTTCTACCATGAGGTACACACTCTTATCTTGCTGCAACATCAATTATAACCCCCGACTCCgcaaaaacaaatcaaattttcacCAAAATAATCAAATGCATTGCATCAAAATTTTCACCTAGCCTTTCTGCAATGCTGCATTCATGATTTTGGATTTCCTGGTTTTCCTAAGAACTGAGGTCTTTCTAAAAAGAGCTTAAGACCATAAGTAGCTATTAAATATCTctcaaataataacaaaaaaaaatgatggttcAGAAACTTAAAGACCACTTGAATGTTGATGGTGAATAAGATAACTTCATAGAGCTTTAAATACATGGCAGATTCATGTAAACTAAATGTCATaatttcccaacaaaaaaaaaaaaaaaaaaagactattttcaagtcaaaatatatatcaacACATGAATTACAGTATATTAGTTATCTCCTTTCAACCCCAGACTTAAAAGACATAATTTAGAGAGGAGCTGATGGAATTCTTGTTTAACCAGTTGATTCCATTTTTAAGTAAAACTATAAAACTAGATAGACATAAAATGTTGATTTTATGGTCAAAGAAAGGTAAACAATGtgcttcttaatttttttttatttttttattatttttttaaggaagcCCTTCTTTGCTCAAACTGAAAGTGGCTATCAGAATTCTCTCCAGAGtactatataatataacaaataaataaatcaaaagagATATCTCTTCATGTTCCAAGTATTAATTTACatgtttcctttaaaaaaatattaatttacaagtaattataagaaattttatattatctatTGTTATGCTTGTGGACATATATGCATAGAAATAACAGATTGCTTTACAGCAGACCATTCACAAAATTTCCACAAAAATGTCATATTTTATATCCAAAGataggaattaattttttaactaattttttatattttaaatttcaattagaaTAACTTCACCCAATTGCTATTATGTGAAACTTTCATTTTTAATGTATGTGGGCCATTTATTGCAATATATTGTGTCAAATATACATAAGTCaagggggaatttggcccaatacccttgcAGGGATGGGGTTAACGATTTTTACCCCCTTcatttggtatctttttttttctacccttttaatttttgataatcccaaaatatccttatatccaaattaaatatttttacttttctttttttttttctgttttttctttcttttcttcacccgacttttctcttctccttaTAATCAATATCCAGCCCATTAGGAGCCCTCAGTTTCCTTTCGCATCGGTCAGATTGTAAGCTTGGAGACTGTGCATTTTGAAGGAAATGGTGAAAAGGCGACTAAAAGAGAAAACTACAgggttttagagagccctaagagcagaagcaacaggcaggcaacagcgaagtaggaaagcatgaggctcattcgatcaatcactggtaatcttctcctctccattttcaaagtcttaagcttttccccagacattttcttactctttcgctaataatgaaatagtttttttttttaaataaataatatattttagattgttataATACAGGGCAGCGTAATTCACTGCTGCGAGAGGTGGGACGGCAATACTTCACTGCAGCTTCAACAGAGGAATACGCAAGGAGGAACTACGCAAGCAATGTCTCTGAGTATAACACTGTTATCGGTTCTCTCACCGGGCAGAGAAGGTAGATTCtagttttgattttctttttgtagttttggattttttttttttgggagaaattgtgaaagttgtgttctttttttttttttttttttttttaataatggtggtggtaggcatttcttgctgagagatgtgtatgatgatatgatgctggatggagtatAGCCAACTAGGGATAGATTCCATTCTCTCATCCTTGGAACCATGAAAGGCTCTTGCTTGCAGGACGCTTTCTACTTTTCTGaccaaatgaaatccatggatTTGGTCCTtgatgtatgtatttgtatatatatgcttttttttttttcatttttgttttctttcacaTGGATCTGCATTAATTCTTATCTACTGACTATTAGATTCTTtcaagattggaaattttgtataaagttactttgtgttttttttttcttttttttttccctagctaTTACAATGTATTGCTTTGTGTTATAGGTTACTTTATACAACATTTTAGTTTCATTGTGTGGGAAATGCAAGTACTCTGACCAGGCAATTCAGGTATGTTTCTTAGATGTTTTGTAAGTCTTCAGATTTTTTTTAGAATCCATAAACTTATGTCGGATTTTGGAGTAAATTTAGATCTGTTTACTTTCAACATGATTGAAGATTTTGGATGAGATGAAGAAATATGAAGTGAAGCCGATGGTGCAAACCTATGTGTGTCTACTCAATGCATGTGCTACTGCTGGCCGTATAGATCGAGCGTATGCCACCCTTTTAGTTGTCCTGTTTTACCTAGTTGCAAATTGCAATAATTAAGGTCATAAACCTTAGCCTAGAAATTTGATAGTCAGCTATACCAGTGATTAAATTGGCTTTATTTTACCTTAGTGGATGATTTTACATGAATTCATTccaaaattttacatttaaatgcCTGCTctgcaaattaatttataagttGTCCTATATGCTTTATGATCTACTTTTGGTTAATTTTGGCATATAACAAACTAAACTTTCATTCTAATCTACAGATATGCGATCATTTGTGATATGACTACAGCTGGTCTTAGGTTGAACAAGTTCTGCTATGCAGGGCTTATTGCTGCACTTAAGAACAAATCGCCTGTTCCAGAAGATTTTGCCACTAAAGCAATTACTATAGGATCTCTATTCTTAAATTAGGCTTTCATATCATTAGCTTTTAATGTTTTCTGTGATATTCCCTTCGCTGAAAGATCATTAAGTTCATTGAGCGGTCAATAGAGTGTACATCGGTTGAAGCATCCAGTGCCTCAGTTGAAAATCTGATGATGGGTGTCGCTGAGGAGGAATTATATAATCTTCCCACTACTGAATATGTTCATAAGCATGGTGGATTTTTGAACAGGCAACTAACTGTATATCATGTTACATTTCATGCTTGTGCAGACTTGGGAAATGTAGAGGTACTTCTTTGCATCTCTAATATTTCGGCTTAACATCACTCAACATCTCTATTATCTTCTTTGTGTATAGGCAATTGTGGGTCTGTTATTctattgttatttgttatcgaCTTTATGTTTTTCTGTTGTCTGTTATTTCTTGATATTAGTAATATACCTTTATATTAGTATACCTGTGGCTTATATATGTTCTATGAATAATTTAATGCTATTTTAGCTTTGTTTATTTAATCTCTGTTTATTATGTCAGTTGATGGAAACTCAAAGGATGAGAAATATCCAGATATCTTCATTGTAATGTAAATTATGAGGtaagtgatttttttaataatattatcttcATTGGATGGGAAAAAATTCTTTTGGAGATTCTAAATTGGTTCTGTTTCACTTGCTATGTTCTATTCCCTAGAAGATGCTTTTTTCTGTTATGTCCTATTTATTCTGTTAATTTTCCTGGTAAAATAACTTGTTAGTTGATTAGCTCATCGTAAGAAACTGGTCTCTGTCACTGGGCTTTGATTAAGGTGCTATCTACGTGCAAGGGACATTGATAATGCTCTTAAAACTTTCGAAGCCCACATGAATGCAAAAAACCCTGCAGCGCCAGAACTATATGTAGTAAGTTTGGTGGCAAAAAATCTTTGGCATTATGTCAAAGCATCTTCGTTCTCTATATTTGAATGCTATTTCATAGTTTCTGCTTCCTTTTGAAATTAGTAAGAATTTACATTGAACCTGATTTTTGGATGATTGGATTTCTGATCAGCCAAATCATTTTTGGACAGTACTTGATGTCAGATTACGTGTGCAATAGTTTGCCTTCTTTGAACTCTACACATATTCAGGAAATACAACAATACTTTCCCTTTCATGGGTATCCACATGGTCCATCCAGACATTTGAtatgttatgattttttttaccagaaaaactaatattttctttttccttttgccaTGCATAAAGTCCTTCCATAGCATTTATGGTTGGCTAGCTGTGTGTTGCATAGTAATATAAATGTTGCTATttattctattatattatacacCTTCATGTTTGCCACATTTTCCATTTAAGACTCAAGAAAGTATATTATTTGTGTTGTTCTCTCTGAAATGTTTGAAGGATTATTCTAATAGTTGGATgttaattttgtataatatatgtCTCCAGACACTTATAGAGGGAGCCATGATTGGGCATACCCCCAAGGGAATGCAACTTGCACAAGATACACTAGTAGGTTGAGTAATTGCAGTTTCTTATatgagttaaaaaataaatcaaggaCTTAGTCTAACGTGATTTCATTCTCCACCATAGGTAAAAATGACTGAGAGGGACTTTTTAGCTTAGGGATGAGAAGGGTGATTGTACTTTGTCTTTTGTGGTTCCTCATGGATAATTTTATGTTTCTGCGTTTGAGGAAATATTCTCATTCAAGAACTCCTTTTGATATTTGCAGACTGGTGGATATACTACTGCTAACTATATTTGGGACTTGACGCAAGCTCGGAAGATTACTTCTTCACTTCCTGCTGTGGAAGcatattacaatggcttaaaaGTTAGTCTTTTGCTTCGCTAGAGACGTTTATTGTTTCACTTTAATTTaaagtatataatatatgtatatatatatacccatccACGTGactcaatttctttttcttttccaattttccatcttttttgacaaattttctgaacttttttttgtttatgaaattGCAGGGGCGCGA contains the following coding sequences:
- the LOC132803137 gene encoding MDIS1-interacting receptor like kinase 2-like, whose amino-acid sequence is MELEWMKRVNIVKGLANAISYMHHECCPAIVHRDVSSKNVLLDDEYEAHISDFGSATTLDTKSSNWAPFAGTFGCSVPELAYTMEIKEKIDIYSFGVITLEVIAGKHPGDLISSLFHHHYRLLM